A genomic window from Nematostella vectensis chromosome 9, jaNemVect1.1, whole genome shotgun sequence includes:
- the LOC5506215 gene encoding programmed cell death protein 10 has protein sequence MATEFEEGTLIPNLALSVIIRPVLDELSKEYDDDTVKKIQKAFHQAEKENPGITQELVSGIMKKESDGINMNKALLSCAGYNTDEYNTNREEHEFVNLTKKARDLKTILSKIPSEINDRSKFLQTIKDIASAIKELLDAVNEVFKNCQTVGKMQQYKKVLEHNKKEFVKYSKSFSDTLKQYFKDGKADAVYVSANRLINQTNNILYTFKLAGST, from the exons ATGGCAACCGAGTTTGAAGAAGGAACCCTAATACCTAACCTGGCCCTTAGTGTTATAATCAGACCAGTTCTCGATGAG CTCTCCAAAGAATACGATGATGATACAGTCAAGAAAATCCAGAAGGCATTTCATCAG gcaGAGAAAGAAAACCCAGGTATCACACAAGAACTTGTCAGTGGAATAATGAAGAAAG AATCAGATGGTATCAACATGAACAAAGCCCTCTTGAGCTGTGCAGGGTACAATACAGATG AATACAACACAAATAGAGAAGAGCATGAATTTGTGAACCTAACAAAGAAGGCAAGAG ATTTAAAGACTATTCTATCAAAAATTCCATCAGAGATAAATGACAGATCAAAATTTCTACAAACAATCAA AGACATTGCAAGTGCAATAAAGGAGCTGCTTGATGCTGTAAATGAggtttttaaaaactgtcagACAGTTGGCAAGATGCAGCAATACAAGAAG GTTCTCGAGCACAACAAGAAAGAATTTGTGAAGTATTCCAAGAGTTTTAGTGACACTCTTAAACAGTACTTCAAGGATGGAAA GGCAGATGCTGTCTATGTGAGTGCCAACCGCTTGATCAATCAGACCAACAATATCCTGTACACTTTCAAGCTAGCAGGGAGCActtaa